One segment of Paramormyrops kingsleyae isolate MSU_618 chromosome 8, PKINGS_0.4, whole genome shotgun sequence DNA contains the following:
- the iqsec1b gene encoding IQ motif and SEC7 domain-containing protein 1 isoform X9, with amino-acid sequence MLERKYGGRFITRHAARTIQTAFRQYQMNKNFERLRSSMSENRMSRRIVLSNMRMQFSFEGPEKVHSSYFEGKQVSLTDDGAELGALVQAERGDGGIPGNMKSPTDPGDFTDAITELEDAFSRQVKSLAESIDDALNCRSLHGDEGPVEAARSHPDLEATYQVKPSQTGDRRKPDEMTASYSDVTLYIDEEELSPPLALSQAAERLSSTESEPRHRQLTSAQEYWALAHKDDKGDTDTSCRSTPSLECQEQRLRVDQLPLLTIEPPSDSSVEISDRSDRGSLKRQNAYDRGFSSQQGSPKHVSHGLPPRGPARDEEPPRHRPRQLEGHLAINGTANRQSKSESDFSDGDNDSINSTSNSNDTINCSSESSSRDSLREQTLSKQTYHKETRNSWDSPAFSNDVIRKRHYRIGLNLFNKKPEKGIQYLIERGFVPDTPVGVAHFLLQRKGLSRQMIGEFLGNRQKQFNRDVLDCVVDEMDFSSMELDEALRKFQAHIRVQGEAQKVERLIEAYSQRYCICNPGVVRQFRNPDTIFILAFAIILLNTDMYSPNVKPERKMKLEDFVKNLRGVDDGEDIPREMLTGIYERIRKRELKTNEDHVSQVQKVEKLIVGKKPIGSLHHGLGCVLSLPHRRLVCYCRLFEVPDPNKPQKLGLHQREIFLFNDLLVVTKIFQKKKNSVTYSFRQSFSLYGMQVLLFENQYYPHGVRLTSAIPGADIKVLINFNAPNPQDRKKFTDDLRESIAEVQEMEKYRIESELEKQKGVVRPSMSQSSGLKKEGGNSNMSRASLDDSYAMGEGLKRSALSSSLRDLSEAGKRGRRSSAGSLDSNMEGSIISSPHVRRRATSTRECPSRSQQPAQLPNSSSILGTLFGGSGGGKRVKSPSQGHAPPLPPQHPTLISHTPHSSAMHHGAQVETQAQMHAHHAQFCPAQQNPPPYHHHHHYHPPAHVQYHQSQAAHGPHSGHGHVAHGHTPHAHASHAHAQHAPHHHGQQPAPPPAPSTKPKHSGISTIV; translated from the exons ATGCTAGAGCGTAAGTATGGGGGCCGTTTCATAACCCGCCATGCTGCCCGCACCATCCAGACGGCCTTCCGCCAGTATCAGATGAACAAGAACTTCGAGCGCCTCAGGAGCTCTATGTCGGAGAACCGCATGTCCAGACGCATCGTCCTGTCCAACATGAGGATGCAGTTTTCCTTTGAAGGACCTGAAAAAGTCCACAGCTCTTATTTTGAGGGCAAGCAAGTGTCGCTGACAGACGACGGCGCCGAGCTGGGGGCGCTGGTCCAGGCCGAGCGTGGCGATGGAGGCATCCCCGGCAACATGAAGTCGCCGACGGACCCAGGCGACTTCACGGACGCCATCACGGAACTGGAGGACGCCTTCTCCCGGCAAGTGAAGTCGCTGGCAGAGTCCATCGACGATGCACTGAACTGCCGCAGCCTGCACGGCGATGAGGGCCCGGTGGAGGCCGCGAGGTCCCACCCCGACCTGGAGGCAACCTATCAGGTAAAGCCCTCGCAGACTGGAGACCGGCGCAAGCCGGACGAGATGACGGCCTCCTACAGCGACGTGACACTCTACATCGACGAGGAGGAGCTGTCGCCCCCTCTGGCGCTCTCGCAGGCGGCGGAGCGTCTCTCCAGCACCGAGTCCGAGCCGCGGCACCGCCAGCTCACCTCCGCCCAGGAGTACTGGGCGCTGGCCCACAAGGACGACAAGGGTGACACGGACACGAGCTGCCGCAGCACGCCCTCGCTGGAGTGCCAGGAGCAGCGGCTCCGCGTGGACCAGTTGCCCCTGCTCACCATCGAACCACCCAGCGACAGCTCGGTGGAGATAAGTGACCGCTCCGACCGGGGCTCGCTCAAGCGACAGAACGCCTATGATCGCGGTTTCAGCAGCCAGCAGGGCAGCCCCAAGCATGTCTCCCATGGGCTCCCTCCCCGGGGGCCGGCCCGCGACGAAGAGCCCCCTAGACACCGGCCCAGGCAACTGGAAGGCCACCTGGCCATCAACGGCACCGCCAACCGGCAGAGCAAGTCCGAGTCGGACTTCTCAGACGGGGACAATGACAGCATCAACAGCACATCCAACTCCAACGACACCATCAACTGCAGCTCCGAGTCGTCTTCGCGAGATAGCCTGCGGGAGCAGACCCTCAGCAAACAGACCTACCACAAGGAGACCCGCAACAGCTGGGACTCGCCTGCCTTCAGCAACGACGTCATCCGCAAGAGGCACTACAGGATTGGCCTCAACCTCTTCAACAA GAAGCCGGAGAAGGGGATCCAGTATCTAATAGAGAGGGGGTTTGTTCCGGACACGCCTGTGGGCGTCGCCCACTTCCTGCTCCAGCGCAAGGGCCTGAGCCGACAGATGATTGGAGAGTTTCTGGGCAACCGGCAGAAGCAGTTCAATAGAGACGTCCTTGA CTGCGTGGTGGACGAGATGGACTTCTCAAGCATGGAACTGGACGAAGCACTCAGGAAGTTCCAGGCTCATATCCGGGTCCAGGGGGAGGCTCAGAAAGTAGAGCGCCTCATTGAGGCCTACAG TCAGCGCTACTGCATCTGTAACCCCGGAGTGGTGCGGCAGTTCAGAAACCCCGACACCATCTTCATCCTGGCCTTCGCCATCATCCTCCTCAACACCGACATGTACAGCCCCAACGTCAAGCCCGAGCGCAAGATGAAGCTGGAGGACTTTGTGAAGAACCTCAGAG GAGTGGACGACGGCGAGGACATCCCCCGGGAGATGCTGACCGGGATCTACGAGAGGATTCGCAAGCGGGAGCTGAAGACCAATGAGGATCACGTGTCCCAAGTGCAGAAAGTGGAGAAGCTGATCGTGGGGAAGAAGCCG ATCGGCTCTCTCCACCATGGCCTGGGATGT GTACTCTCCCTGCCCCATCGCAGGTTGGTGTGCTATTGCCGGCTCTTCGAGGTCCCGGACCCCAACAAGCCCCAGAAACTGGGCCTGCATCAGCGGGAGATCTTCCTGTTCAATGACCTTCTGGTG gtaacaaagatcttccagaaGAAGAAGAACTCCGTGACATACAGCTTCAGGCAGTCCTTCTCGCTGTATGGGATGCAGGTGCTCCTCTTTGAAAACCAGT ATTATCCCCACGGAGTCCGACTCACCTCCGCCATCCCCGGAGCAGATATCAAAGTCCTCATAAACTTCAACGCCCCAAACCCACAGGATCGCAAGAAGTTCACGGACGACCTGCGGGAATCCATCGCAGAGGTCCAGGAAATGGAGAAGTACAGGATAGAGT CGGAGCTGGAGAAGCAGAAGGGCGTGGTCCGGCCCAGCATGTCCCAGAGCTCGGGCCTCAAGAAGGAGGGGGGCAACAGCAACATGAGCCGCGCCAGCCTGGACGACAGCTACGCCATGGGGGAGGGCCTGAAGCGCAGCGCCCTCAGCAGCTCACTGCGCGACCTCTCCGAAGCAG GCAAgcgggggcgccgcagcagtgCAGGATCGCTAGACAGCAATATGGAA GGGTCCATCATTAGCAGCCCCCATGTGCGCCGGAGGGCCACCTCCACCCGCGAGTGTCCGTCCCGCAGCCAGCAGCCGGCGCAGCTGCCCAACTCCTCCTCCATCCTGGGGACGCTGTTTGGCGGCAGTGGGGGTGGCAAACGTGTCAAGTCCCCGTCACAGGGCCATGCGCCGCCGCTGCCCCCGCAGCACCCCACGCTCATCTCACATACGCCGCACTCCAGTGCGATGCACCACGGTGCCCAGGTGGAAACGCAGGCCCAGATGCACGCGCACCACGCGCAGTTCTGCCCCGCTCAGCAGAACCCGCCTCCGtaccaccatcaccaccactaCCACCCCCCCGCTCACGTGCAGTACCACCAGTCGCAGGCCGCCCACGGCCCCCACAGTGGGCATGGCCACGTGGCACACGGCCACACCCCTCACGCTCACGCATCGCACGCCCACGCCCAGCATGCCCCACACCACCACGGCCAGCAGCCtgcgccccccccagcacccagcACCAAGCCCAAACACAGCGGCATCAGCACCATCGTCTGA